A stretch of the Capsicum annuum cultivar UCD-10X-F1 chromosome 10, UCD10Xv1.1, whole genome shotgun sequence genome encodes the following:
- the LOC107845721 gene encoding probable alpha-amylase 2 isoform X2, with protein MGFDESQQTDPLVVIRNGKRSYCSKMKHYKVRGMADIVINHRVGTTKGHGGMYNRYDGIPFSWDEHAVTSCTGGLPSDVSSGPLLDVNGRSSGDSYSSDGH; from the exons ATGGGATTTGATGAAAGCCAGCAGACTGATCCAT TGGTTGTGATACGCAATGGAAAGAGATCATATTGCAG TAAGATGAAGCACTATAAAGTTAGAGGGATGGCAGACATAGTCATTAACCATCGTGTTGGAACTACCAAAGGGCACGGTGGAATGTACAACCGCTATGATGGAATTCCTTTTTCTTGGGATGAACATGCTGTTACATCTTGCACTGGTGGATTG cCAAGTGATGTCTCTAGTGGACCTCTTTTGGATGTGAATGGAAGATCTTCTGGTGATAGTTATTCTAGCGATGGTCATTGA
- the LOC107845721 gene encoding probable alpha-amylase 2 isoform X1, translating to MGFDESQQTDPLVVIRNGKRSYCSKMKHYKVRGMADIVINHRVGTTKGHGGMYNRYDGIPFSWDEHAVTSCTGGLGGIDGRSLSRKGPRSCDANISKGMNCI from the exons ATGGGATTTGATGAAAGCCAGCAGACTGATCCAT TGGTTGTGATACGCAATGGAAAGAGATCATATTGCAG TAAGATGAAGCACTATAAAGTTAGAGGGATGGCAGACATAGTCATTAACCATCGTGTTGGAACTACCAAAGGGCACGGTGGAATGTACAACCGCTATGATGGAATTCCTTTTTCTTGGGATGAACATGCTGTTACATCTTGCACTGGTGGATTG ggTGGCATAGATGGTAGATCCCTTTCCAGGAAAGGACCAAGAAGCTGTGACGCTAACATTAGCAAAGGAATGAATTGTATATAA
- the LOC107845721 gene encoding probable alpha-amylase 2 isoform X3, with the protein MGFDESQQTDPLVVIRNGKRSYCSKMKHYKVRGMADIVINHRVGTTKGHGGMYNRYDGIPFSWDEHAVTSCTGGLVEFAPSLARSLAAK; encoded by the exons ATGGGATTTGATGAAAGCCAGCAGACTGATCCAT TGGTTGTGATACGCAATGGAAAGAGATCATATTGCAG TAAGATGAAGCACTATAAAGTTAGAGGGATGGCAGACATAGTCATTAACCATCGTGTTGGAACTACCAAAGGGCACGGTGGAATGTACAACCGCTATGATGGAATTCCTTTTTCTTGGGATGAACATGCTGTTACATCTTGCACTGGTGGATTG gtaGAGTTTGCCCCTTCACTGGCAAGAAGTCTAGCAG cCAAGTGA